From the genome of bacterium:
GACGCCGTCGACGAGCTGCTCGAGCGACTCGCGCGCGACCGGTCGCTTCTCGCAGGCCTTGAGCAGTCCGCCGAGGATCTTCTCCCGCTCGTAGGAGACGCGGCGGCCGTCCGCCTTGACCACCATGACCGGGCTGCGCTCGACGTACTCGTAGGTCGTGTAGCGCGCGTTGCAGAGCGTGCACTCCCGCCGCCGCCGGACCGCCTCGTCGTCGCGCGTGCTGCGCGAGTCGACGACCCGATCCTCCTTGTGTCCGCAGAAGGGACACTTCACCGTCTACCTCCAGCCGCGGCGCTACCAGAGCGCCTTGCTGCCCGGCCCGTAGAGCGGGAAGGCGGCGGCGAGTTCCCGCGTGCGGGCGCTCACCCGCTGCGCC
Proteins encoded in this window:
- the nrdR gene encoding transcriptional repressor NrdR, which encodes MKCPFCGHKEDRVVDSRSTRDDEAVRRRRECTLCNARYTTYEYVERSPVMVVKADGRRVSYEREKILGGLLKACEKRPVARESLEQLVDGV